Proteins found in one Candidatus Bathyarchaeota archaeon genomic segment:
- a CDS encoding 4Fe-4S binding protein yields MVEVKVDLEKCDGCGTCVDTCPVEVFEIKDGKSVPVKQEECLICRACEVQCPTSAIQVIE; encoded by the coding sequence ATGGTTGAAGTGAAAGTAGATTTGGAGAAATGTGATGGATGTGGCACCTGCGTTGACACCTGTCCTGTGGAAGTGTTCGAAATAAAAGATGGCAAATCTGTACCTGTTAAGCAGGAGGAGTGCTTGATCTGCAGAGCCTGCGAAGTGCAATGTCCAACCAGCGCAATACAAGTCATAGAATAA